A DNA window from Paenibacillus sp. HWE-109 contains the following coding sequences:
- a CDS encoding ABC transporter permease, with protein sequence MEVSASKRGILSASVVKKESYLSRLKKNASSHWQLYVLMLLPIIYLLIFKYVPMYGALIAFKNYIPTKGVWGSEWVGLKHFDRFFHSYEFVRIMKNTILLSIYSLFAGFPFPIILALSLNYVNARFFKKTVQMITYAPHFISVVVMVGIILQMMDPRVGLVQTIMKYFGLPTINFMGIPEWFSHVFVWSGIWQNVGFSCIIYLAALAAVDPSLHEAAVVDGANKVQRMWHVDLPGIMPVAVILLIMNTGHVLDIGFEKVLLMQNPLNMSSSEVIDTFVYKVGLASTAINYSYSSAIGLFKSVINLVLLVLVNRIARKLGQTSLW encoded by the coding sequence ATGGAAGTTTCGGCTAGCAAGAGGGGGATATTGTCTGCATCTGTCGTTAAAAAGGAAAGTTACTTGTCTAGACTGAAGAAGAACGCATCCAGCCATTGGCAGCTCTACGTGCTTATGCTGCTGCCGATTATTTATTTGCTCATATTCAAGTACGTTCCGATGTATGGGGCTTTGATTGCCTTCAAAAATTATATTCCGACTAAAGGGGTATGGGGCAGTGAATGGGTTGGTCTGAAGCATTTCGATCGTTTTTTCCATTCGTATGAGTTTGTGCGGATTATGAAAAATACGATCCTGCTCAGCATCTATAGTTTATTTGCGGGGTTTCCGTTCCCAATTATTCTTGCGCTATCCTTGAATTACGTCAACGCTCGGTTCTTTAAGAAAACCGTGCAAATGATTACTTACGCACCGCATTTTATTTCTGTCGTCGTGATGGTAGGCATCATTCTCCAAATGATGGACCCGCGGGTTGGCCTCGTTCAAACGATTATGAAATATTTCGGCTTGCCGACAATCAATTTCATGGGCATACCTGAATGGTTTTCACACGTTTTTGTCTGGTCCGGTATTTGGCAAAACGTTGGTTTTTCCTGCATCATCTATTTGGCAGCGCTTGCAGCTGTCGATCCTTCGCTGCACGAGGCAGCGGTTGTGGATGGGGCCAATAAAGTACAGCGAATGTGGCACGTCGACTTGCCAGGTATTATGCCGGTTGCTGTTATCTTGCTGATCATGAACACCGGCCATGTGCTGGACATAGGCTTCGAAAAGGTATTGCTGATGCAGAATCCGCTGAATATGAGCTCATCTGAGGTCATTGATACTTTTGTGTACAAAGTTGGATTGGCATCAACAGCCATCAACTATTCCTACTCGTCAGCCATTGGATTGTTCAAATCAGTCATTAATCTGGTCCTGCTGGTTCTCGTCAACCGGATAGCCAGAAAGTTGGGGCAAACCAGTCTGTGGTAA
- a CDS encoding carbohydrate ABC transporter permease — protein sequence MTGSIKESADDRLFTIVNYIILFIFTITILYPLVYIVSASFSSSTAVISGRVWLYPVEPTLAGYEAVFKHRLIMSSFLNSVFYTVVGTTINVLFTLIAAYPMSRKDFMPRNSIMALFVFTMMFSGGLIPSYLVVKELGMIDTRWSLIIPGALAVMNMIIARTYFQTTIPDELLEAAQMDGCSDFTFVRKIVLPLSGPIIAVISLFYAVGHWNQYFNALLYLKHQELYPIQLVLRDILVQNEVDASMITDVADQAARDGLRELLKFSLIVVSTLPVLIIYPFIQRHFVKGMMIGSLKG from the coding sequence ATGACGGGAAGCATTAAAGAAAGTGCAGATGACAGGCTTTTTACAATTGTGAATTACATCATCCTATTCATTTTTACGATTACGATTCTATATCCGCTGGTTTACATTGTCAGCGCTTCCTTCAGCTCATCCACAGCAGTTATTTCCGGCAGAGTCTGGTTGTATCCGGTCGAGCCGACGCTAGCGGGTTATGAAGCGGTATTCAAGCATCGTTTAATTATGTCGAGCTTTTTGAATTCAGTCTTTTATACCGTAGTGGGAACGACGATCAATGTGCTCTTTACACTCATTGCGGCTTATCCGATGTCCAGAAAAGATTTTATGCCACGCAATAGCATTATGGCTTTGTTTGTATTCACAATGATGTTTTCTGGCGGATTGATCCCGTCTTATCTGGTTGTGAAAGAGCTAGGTATGATCGACACAAGGTGGTCTTTAATTATTCCGGGAGCTCTTGCCGTCATGAATATGATTATTGCTCGCACGTATTTTCAAACGACCATTCCGGATGAATTGCTTGAAGCGGCTCAAATGGATGGATGCAGTGATTTTACGTTTGTGCGGAAAATCGTACTTCCTTTGTCAGGTCCGATCATCGCTGTTATCTCTTTGTTTTACGCAGTCGGACATTGGAATCAATATTTTAACGCACTGCTTTATTTAAAACATCAGGAGTTGTACCCAATTCAACTGGTATTAAGGGATATTTTGGTGCAAAACGAGGTCGACGCGTCGATGATCACCGACGTTGCCGATCAAGCAGCAAGGGATGGCCTGCGGGAGCTTTTGAAGTTTTCCCTTATCGTCGTGTCTACGCTGCCCGTACTCATCATCTATCCATTCATACAAAGGCATTTTGTCAAAGGCATGATGATTGGATCACTCAAAGGCTAA
- a CDS encoding ABC transporter substrate-binding protein has protein sequence MKKGLTALVAVTASLALLSACADSGQKGADPKKEAGSDDQVTAAGVFPITKEKTTLRVMVKGSSIVENFATNEFTKWLEEKTNIHIDWEVAPEKTFAEKLNVSLASGDYPDVLLNMSVSPVQQSIYGKDGVFIPLNPYIDKYGVEMKKMFEQVSYVKDLITMPDGKIYSVPQVNDCYHCSLGQKMWINQTWLDKLGLKMPETTDEFYQVLKAFKEKDPNGNGKADEIPLVGATNGPSSTLDLFLTSAFVEKDFNLKFVKDGKIQVAYNQPEWKESLKYIHKLFAEGLISPQSFTQDRNQLKQMGMNPEIPIAGAIASQNQTVFVDADNPRFKDYVSVPPLKGPSGIRSTAYNPYAVSTGQYVVTNKAKNPAAAFRMADLLLSEEATLRSTQGRPDQEWVRPAQGELGVNGKQAKWKPIATFGKLQNIHWAQAGPSLRTNDLRLSVVADPKNSLELILYNETKKYEPYATDPSKIVPPLFFTNEQAEELSTLEKTLTDYRTEFFAKTVTGSLDIDKEWNNYLGTLDKMNIKRYLEIYQQAYTQYKSKK, from the coding sequence ATGAAAAAAGGGTTAACAGCTTTAGTAGCAGTTACCGCTTCTCTAGCGCTTCTAAGCGCATGTGCGGACAGCGGACAAAAGGGTGCAGATCCAAAGAAGGAAGCAGGCAGTGACGATCAAGTAACAGCAGCAGGGGTATTCCCGATCACGAAAGAAAAGACGACGCTAAGGGTTATGGTCAAAGGCTCCAGCATTGTTGAAAACTTCGCAACGAATGAATTCACCAAGTGGCTGGAGGAGAAAACGAACATTCACATCGATTGGGAAGTCGCTCCAGAAAAAACATTTGCAGAGAAACTGAACGTTTCACTCGCAAGCGGCGATTATCCGGATGTCCTGCTTAATATGAGCGTGTCGCCGGTTCAGCAGTCGATTTACGGTAAGGATGGCGTGTTTATTCCGCTGAACCCGTATATTGATAAATATGGCGTTGAAATGAAAAAGATGTTCGAGCAGGTTTCCTATGTCAAAGATCTGATTACGATGCCTGACGGCAAAATTTATTCGGTCCCTCAGGTGAATGATTGCTACCACTGCTCACTCGGTCAAAAGATGTGGATTAATCAAACATGGCTAGACAAGCTCGGATTGAAAATGCCGGAAACGACGGACGAGTTTTATCAAGTACTCAAAGCTTTCAAAGAAAAAGATCCTAACGGCAACGGCAAGGCAGATGAGATCCCGCTAGTCGGCGCTACCAACGGCCCTTCCTCGACACTGGACTTGTTTTTGACCAGCGCTTTTGTCGAGAAGGATTTCAACTTGAAATTTGTTAAGGACGGTAAGATTCAAGTTGCCTATAATCAACCGGAGTGGAAGGAATCTTTGAAGTATATTCATAAACTGTTTGCTGAAGGTTTAATATCTCCGCAATCGTTTACACAGGATAGAAACCAGTTGAAACAAATGGGCATGAACCCGGAGATCCCGATCGCAGGAGCTATCGCCTCCCAAAACCAAACGGTATTTGTCGATGCGGATAACCCGAGATTCAAAGATTATGTATCCGTACCGCCACTCAAAGGACCGTCTGGCATACGCTCAACTGCGTATAATCCATATGCGGTATCTACAGGCCAATACGTCGTTACCAATAAGGCCAAAAATCCCGCTGCCGCTTTCCGTATGGCTGACTTGCTGCTTTCAGAAGAAGCGACACTGCGCAGCACGCAGGGCCGCCCGGATCAGGAGTGGGTGCGTCCAGCGCAAGGTGAGCTAGGCGTTAACGGCAAGCAAGCGAAATGGAAACCGATTGCCACGTTTGGCAAGCTGCAGAACATTCACTGGGCACAGGCGGGACCTTCGCTGCGGACCAACGATTTGCGTTTAAGCGTCGTAGCGGATCCGAAAAATTCACTTGAACTTATTTTGTATAATGAAACTAAAAAATACGAGCCTTACGCAACCGATCCAAGCAAAATTGTGCCGCCATTGTTCTTCACCAACGAACAAGCAGAGGAGCTTTCTACGCTTGAGAAGACGCTTACGGACTACCGCACTGAATTTTTTGCGAAGACGGTTACAGGATCGCTGGACATTGACAAGGAGTGGAACAACTATTTGGGCACTCTGGACAAAATGAACATCAAACGCTACCTGGAAATTTATCAGCAAGCCTATACCCAGTATAAATCGAAAAAGTAA
- a CDS encoding sulfatase-like hydrolase/transferase, with amino-acid sequence MKEKNTKKLSTGKPLPGKPNVLFLIADDHRGEAIGAFGDETVQTPVLDSLAASGTSCRNTHIFGGLSGAVCAPSRACVHTGIPIFRAMIGKDMTNREHSSVIRPDVRIMPQTMKEAGYLTHAIGKWHNDKASFARSFEGGDKLAFHGMSEHTKVPVHDYDVTGAYPKEKEYVEHTFSTELFTDAAVNFIEDYQEDRPFFLYVAYTAPHDPRTAPEPYASMYDKSGIPLPPNFVGEHPFDTGDMTVRDEKLARWPRDEDEIRGHIADYYAMISHMDAQIGRVIEALKAKGIYDDTLIVYTADHGLAVGQHGLMGKQNLYEHSVRIPLIFRGPGVPVGKQELALASNIDIFPTVAGLCGVDLPEETEGISLCPIFAGEIDGVRGIVGSVYRDVQRMVTDGRWKLIRYYRSPETNKGTERIQLFDLRSDPWETQDLSAEPANAEVIERLASELASWMQASGDIMQDKPVIPVAPLA; translated from the coding sequence ATGAAAGAAAAGAACACAAAGAAGCTTTCAACCGGAAAACCTTTGCCCGGTAAACCTAATGTGTTGTTTCTCATTGCGGACGATCATCGTGGTGAAGCCATTGGCGCGTTCGGCGATGAAACGGTGCAGACGCCAGTATTGGATTCGCTGGCTGCCAGCGGGACATCTTGCCGCAACACGCATATATTCGGCGGCCTAAGCGGAGCGGTTTGTGCGCCGAGCAGAGCGTGCGTCCATACGGGCATCCCGATTTTCCGGGCGATGATCGGCAAAGACATGACGAACCGGGAGCATTCGAGCGTTATTCGTCCGGATGTTCGGATCATGCCGCAAACGATGAAAGAGGCTGGATACCTGACGCATGCGATCGGCAAATGGCATAACGACAAGGCAAGCTTCGCTCGAAGTTTCGAGGGAGGGGATAAGCTGGCTTTTCACGGAATGAGCGAGCATACGAAGGTTCCTGTGCACGACTATGACGTGACCGGGGCTTATCCGAAGGAAAAGGAGTATGTGGAACATACGTTCTCGACGGAGTTGTTTACGGACGCCGCCGTTAACTTTATCGAGGATTATCAGGAGGATCGGCCGTTTTTCCTGTATGTAGCTTATACTGCGCCGCATGATCCCCGAACCGCACCAGAGCCGTATGCAAGCATGTACGACAAATCCGGCATTCCGCTGCCTCCGAACTTTGTGGGGGAGCATCCATTCGATACCGGCGATATGACGGTTAGGGACGAGAAGCTTGCAAGATGGCCGAGGGACGAAGACGAAATTCGAGGGCATATAGCCGATTACTATGCGATGATAAGCCATATGGACGCGCAAATCGGTAGAGTCATCGAAGCGCTGAAGGCTAAGGGCATCTATGACGATACACTTATCGTATATACGGCGGATCATGGCTTGGCGGTCGGGCAGCACGGACTTATGGGCAAACAAAACCTTTACGAGCACAGCGTGCGCATACCGCTTATTTTCCGTGGGCCAGGCGTGCCGGTGGGCAAGCAGGAGCTTGCGCTGGCCAGCAATATCGATATTTTTCCTACTGTTGCCGGGTTATGCGGCGTCGATCTGCCGGAGGAAACGGAAGGCATAAGTCTATGCCCCATCTTTGCAGGGGAAATTGATGGCGTTCGCGGTATCGTGGGTTCGGTTTATCGAGATGTCCAGCGGATGGTCACGGACGGAAGATGGAAGCTGATCCGTTATTATCGCTCCCCAGAAACGAACAAAGGAACGGAACGAATCCAGTTGTTCGATCTGCGGAGCGATCCTTGGGAAACGCAAGATTTGTCGGCAGAGCCGGCAAATGCCGAGGTCATCGAACGGCTTGCCTCCGAATTGGCTTCATGGATGCAAGCTAGCGGCGATATCATGCAGGATAAGCCGGTGATTCCTGTTGCACCCTTGGCTTGA
- a CDS encoding SGNH/GDSL hydrolase family protein, which yields MQTIELNKEWFRGAVSIETTDAGLRPWRLPHDQLSLYASKLVEKAGEAAGVRVAFVSDSTSVELHVARTDKDLRFDIVIEDELVATKSLLAGEEICLFTNLPGSMKRVDIYLSQEATVIVKALKVDEGASAAPLPNNQPRWVAYGSSITQCSSAASPALTWPAIVARSKGWDLTCLGFAGQCHLEPMVARVIRDLPADVISLCLGINVMGGNSLNIRTFRSAIIGMVSIIREKHRNTPLFIFSPIYCPHRETDENIVGMNLVAMREEIQEAVTILTAYGDSNLTYINGLDILGEAYVGMLPDHLHPNTEGNKIMANHILDKWIGVNKNG from the coding sequence ATGCAAACGATTGAACTAAATAAAGAGTGGTTTCGAGGGGCCGTTTCCATCGAAACGACGGATGCTGGACTCCGGCCATGGCGATTGCCGCATGATCAGCTCAGCTTGTACGCCTCTAAATTGGTGGAGAAAGCAGGGGAAGCAGCGGGTGTTCGAGTTGCTTTTGTAAGCGATTCGACTTCAGTGGAGCTGCATGTCGCTAGAACGGATAAAGATCTACGATTTGACATCGTGATTGAAGATGAATTAGTCGCAACCAAATCGCTTCTTGCAGGAGAAGAAATTTGTTTATTTACAAACTTGCCAGGCAGCATGAAGCGGGTTGACATTTATTTGTCCCAAGAAGCTACGGTTATTGTGAAAGCACTAAAAGTCGATGAAGGGGCATCGGCCGCTCCGTTGCCAAACAATCAGCCCCGCTGGGTCGCCTACGGCAGCTCGATTACGCAGTGCAGCTCAGCTGCAAGTCCTGCTCTGACTTGGCCCGCAATCGTAGCACGCAGCAAAGGTTGGGACCTGACCTGTTTGGGATTTGCCGGGCAATGCCATCTGGAACCGATGGTTGCTCGCGTCATCCGTGACCTTCCCGCTGACGTTATTTCCTTGTGCCTCGGCATTAATGTGATGGGAGGCAATAGTTTAAATATCCGGACGTTTCGTTCGGCTATTATTGGCATGGTGTCGATCATTCGGGAAAAGCATCGCAACACGCCCCTATTTATATTTTCGCCTATTTATTGCCCTCACAGGGAAACGGATGAAAACATAGTAGGGATGAACTTGGTTGCAATGAGGGAAGAAATCCAGGAAGCGGTGACTATTTTAACTGCTTACGGGGATTCCAATCTTACTTATATAAACGGTCTGGATATTCTTGGAGAAGCTTATGTTGGCATGCTCCCAGACCATCTGCATCCGAACACGGAAGGCAATAAAATAATGGCAAATCATATACTGGATAAATGGATAGGGGTTAATAAAAATGGTTAG
- a CDS encoding zinc-dependent alcohol dehydrogenase produces the protein MVRKMSVPPMQLVDYDGEGTQLCAVVEEIGSITLKRALIPEPAEGEVRVKVKWVGICGSDVEVFRGAREPEFVSYPTRLGHEVAGVIDKIGPNVIGLKVGDPVALRYIWGAFAEYVCCTPFSVKVLPQALPLIEGSLIEVLPGIIHAAELGDISPHKNVLITGQGVSGLVMTQVVSLYSPRNLVVTDLFDEKLELARKYGATHTYKMPSPDANTLDILGKDFPDGFDVVIPCLLEGDGMVDAIDVASQNGRIVMYGCIGTCHKPVDFFKIHKKRLDIFSTEPKRDIDNRHYFNKGLQLVLDGLVNTEEMITHVVHLSNIAEAFKLRNEHKGDTIHVMIDCETNV, from the coding sequence ATGGTTAGAAAAATGTCTGTTCCACCCATGCAGTTGGTCGATTATGATGGCGAGGGTACGCAGTTGTGCGCGGTTGTGGAGGAAATTGGGTCTATCACGTTAAAAAGGGCGCTAATTCCCGAACCTGCTGAAGGCGAAGTAAGGGTAAAGGTGAAGTGGGTCGGCATATGCGGCAGTGATGTGGAAGTATTTCGCGGGGCTCGCGAGCCCGAGTTTGTCTCGTATCCGACAAGGCTTGGGCATGAAGTGGCTGGCGTTATCGATAAAATAGGACCCAATGTCATCGGTCTCAAGGTGGGAGATCCTGTAGCACTTCGCTATATTTGGGGAGCATTCGCTGAATATGTTTGCTGTACGCCTTTTTCTGTCAAAGTTCTTCCACAGGCGCTTCCTCTCATTGAAGGTTCGCTGATCGAGGTGCTCCCCGGCATTATTCATGCGGCAGAGCTTGGCGATATTTCACCTCACAAAAATGTGCTGATCACCGGACAAGGCGTCAGCGGCTTGGTGATGACGCAGGTAGTTAGCTTGTATAGCCCGCGGAACCTTGTGGTAACGGATTTGTTCGATGAAAAGTTGGAACTTGCCCGCAAGTACGGGGCAACCCATACCTATAAGATGCCGTCGCCAGACGCGAATACGTTGGACATTTTGGGCAAAGATTTCCCGGATGGCTTCGATGTGGTCATTCCCTGCTTGTTGGAGGGGGACGGGATGGTTGATGCGATTGATGTTGCTTCCCAGAATGGGCGCATCGTCATGTACGGGTGCATTGGGACTTGCCATAAGCCGGTCGATTTCTTCAAAATTCATAAGAAGAGGCTCGACATTTTCTCAACGGAACCGAAGCGGGATATCGATAATCGCCATTATTTCAACAAAGGCTTGCAGCTGGTGCTGGATGGACTTGTCAATACGGAGGAAATGATCACGCATGTGGTCCACTTAAGCAACATTGCCGAAGCGTTTAAGCTGCGTAATGAGCATAAAGGCGACACGATTCATGTCATGATTGATTGTGAAACGAACGTATGA
- a CDS encoding glycoside hydrolase family 88 protein, producing MANFTGMQEEPWSGWWSQLQTKVDRMMEQMGDKCPHASVSGVYDDVILDWWTSGFWPGMMWILYDMTGKESYRQAAWSWDERIEQCFLRENRFHHDVGFQFLSTAVIKYKLTGDADARRRGLQAANLLAGRFNLAGGFIRAQNQADRPGGSIIDTMMNLSILFWASQESGDPRFAQIARAHADTVLRHTLREDGSSHHITVFDANTGDVKEYLGGQGYSPTSSWSRGQAWALYGMANTYKYTGDSKYLDAAKRTANYYLSCLPDDYVAYWDFRVPDVTGEPRDTSAASIGASGLLAIAEQLPPEEGKVYRKAAESIMHSLSHNFSTLDRPEFEGILLEATGNKPVNKDVNVSLIYGDYYYLEAMAKLMGWDNDIF from the coding sequence ATGGCTAACTTTACAGGCATGCAGGAAGAACCATGGTCTGGATGGTGGAGTCAGCTTCAAACGAAAGTGGATCGGATGATGGAACAAATGGGGGATAAATGCCCGCATGCGTCCGTGTCTGGTGTTTATGACGATGTGATCCTGGACTGGTGGACTTCCGGTTTTTGGCCAGGCATGATGTGGATCCTATACGATATGACGGGCAAAGAATCGTATCGTCAGGCTGCATGGTCATGGGATGAGCGGATCGAACAGTGCTTTTTGCGGGAGAATCGGTTCCATCATGATGTAGGGTTTCAATTTTTAAGCACGGCTGTGATTAAATATAAGCTGACGGGTGACGCTGACGCCAGGCGCAGAGGGCTGCAGGCTGCGAACCTATTAGCTGGCCGCTTTAACTTGGCCGGAGGATTTATAAGGGCGCAAAATCAGGCAGACCGTCCCGGAGGTTCGATCATCGATACGATGATGAACTTGTCGATCTTGTTTTGGGCATCGCAGGAGTCGGGCGATCCGAGATTTGCTCAAATCGCGCGTGCACACGCGGATACGGTGCTGCGGCATACACTCCGCGAAGACGGTTCATCGCATCACATTACCGTGTTCGATGCGAATACAGGTGATGTGAAGGAATACTTGGGAGGTCAAGGGTATTCGCCGACCTCCTCTTGGAGCCGGGGGCAGGCTTGGGCTTTGTATGGCATGGCCAATACATACAAGTATACGGGGGACAGCAAATATTTGGACGCCGCCAAGCGTACGGCGAATTATTATCTTAGCTGTCTTCCCGATGATTACGTCGCCTATTGGGATTTCCGTGTGCCGGATGTAACCGGAGAGCCAAGAGATACGTCAGCCGCAAGCATCGGGGCCTCCGGTCTTCTGGCAATCGCAGAGCAGCTGCCCCCGGAAGAAGGAAAGGTGTACCGTAAAGCTGCAGAATCGATCATGCATTCCTTGTCGCATAATTTCAGCACGCTGGACCGGCCTGAATTCGAAGGCATTTTGCTTGAAGCTACAGGCAACAAGCCCGTCAATAAGGATGTCAACGTATCGCTGATTTACGGTGATTATTACTACTTGGAAGCGATGGCTAAGCTGATGGGCTGGGACAATGATATATTTTAA
- a CDS encoding alginate lyase family protein, producing the protein MMNLAKASEQNERLSLFDMKWIIKQADVSMKESPVPITSARAATSEGGLHDYYSNGDYWWPNPDTADGLPYVRLDGESNPDNFDSHRLLLRSMRTHVANLAAGYSVTGNEAYAEKAVTFLQEFFLDEATKMNPHLLYAQAIPGICSGRGIGIIDTLHLIDVPFAIEALKASTRMTADMYQGLQRWFADYLTWMSTHENGIEEMNAPNNHGVCWFVQAAAFAWFTNNEEMLRFCRQRFKESLLPDQMAPDGSFPRELARTKPYGYAIFVLDNMVTLCHILSTPEHNLWNFELPDGRGIRKGLSYLFPYLQDKSTWPYPPDVEHFEGWPAKVSSLLFAGLALDSKAYIELWNSLDSDPSDMEVRRNIAIRQPLLWV; encoded by the coding sequence ATGATGAATCTAGCAAAAGCAAGCGAGCAGAACGAACGCCTCTCCTTATTTGACATGAAGTGGATTATCAAGCAAGCCGATGTGTCAATGAAGGAAAGCCCTGTTCCTATTACGAGTGCCAGAGCTGCCACAAGCGAAGGCGGCTTGCACGATTATTATTCGAACGGTGATTACTGGTGGCCAAACCCCGATACCGCAGACGGACTGCCTTATGTACGATTGGATGGCGAAAGCAATCCCGATAATTTCGACAGCCATCGGCTGTTATTGCGAAGCATGAGAACCCATGTGGCGAACTTGGCCGCTGGGTATTCGGTGACTGGAAACGAGGCTTACGCAGAGAAAGCGGTAACGTTTTTACAGGAGTTTTTCCTGGATGAAGCGACGAAGATGAATCCGCATCTCCTCTATGCGCAAGCTATACCCGGTATTTGCTCCGGCAGAGGCATCGGTATTATTGATACCCTGCATTTGATCGATGTGCCGTTCGCTATTGAGGCTCTGAAAGCTTCAACTCGTATGACCGCCGACATGTATCAGGGACTTCAGAGGTGGTTTGCCGACTATTTAACATGGATGAGCACACATGAGAATGGCATCGAAGAGATGAATGCGCCTAATAACCATGGAGTTTGCTGGTTCGTGCAGGCGGCTGCATTTGCCTGGTTTACGAATAATGAAGAAATGCTTCGCTTTTGCAGGCAAAGGTTCAAAGAATCGCTGCTCCCTGACCAAATGGCCCCAGACGGCAGCTTCCCGCGTGAGTTAGCGCGCACGAAACCGTATGGCTACGCGATATTCGTGCTGGATAATATGGTGACGCTGTGTCACATTCTTTCGACGCCGGAACATAACTTGTGGAACTTCGAGCTGCCTGATGGTCGTGGAATCCGCAAAGGCCTGTCCTACCTGTTCCCTTATTTGCAGGATAAATCCACTTGGCCGTATCCTCCGGACGTAGAGCATTTCGAAGGCTGGCCGGCTAAGGTCTCATCCCTGTTGTTCGCAGGGCTGGCGCTTGACAGTAAGGCGTATATAGAACTGTGGAACAGCCTTGATTCGGACCCTTCGGACATGGAAGTTCGTCGCAACATCGCGATCCGTCAGCCCTTGCTGTGGGTATGA